Proteins found in one Exiguobacterium sp. 9-2 genomic segment:
- a CDS encoding thioredoxin family protein has protein sequence MSKKSKRKNTKKPQSKANWITAGVIALIVLVGGLLLVFTDRDDSASKNGNLTATQVSDKVKSGDEFYTYFYQTGCVHCEKVKPYLVPLGEKQDIPFEQIDLAFEQSAWDTFGIEGTPTVVHFKDGKEVGRVAGEQTEDSYKEFFAGKEVKDSKEESSGDLND, from the coding sequence GTGTCAAAGAAGTCGAAACGAAAAAACACGAAAAAACCGCAATCCAAAGCGAACTGGATTACAGCGGGAGTCATTGCCTTGATCGTATTGGTTGGGGGATTACTGCTCGTCTTCACGGATCGTGATGATTCCGCATCGAAGAATGGCAATCTAACAGCTACACAAGTCTCGGATAAAGTAAAATCCGGTGACGAATTCTATACGTATTTCTATCAAACGGGATGCGTGCACTGCGAAAAAGTAAAACCATATCTTGTTCCGCTTGGTGAAAAACAAGACATTCCGTTCGAACAAATCGATCTTGCTTTCGAACAGTCAGCTTGGGACACGTTTGGCATCGAGGGTACACCGACGGTCGTTCATTTTAAGGACGGTAAGGAAGTCGGACGGGTAGCTGGTGAACAAACAGAAGACAGCTATAAAGAGTTCTTTGCTGGAAAAGAAGTAAAGGATTCAAAAGAAGAATCGTCCGGTGATCTCAATGATTAA
- the rsfS gene encoding ribosome silencing factor, translating to MTVEQELQLIVNAIDDKRAEDIVVLNMSSISPVADYFVICEGNSEKQVQAIARELKEVAHEHNLPIKRLEGFDAARWVLADLENVVVHVFHRDDRDYYNLEKLWADAPKVEVEVN from the coding sequence ATGACAGTCGAACAAGAATTACAATTAATCGTAAATGCCATCGACGATAAACGTGCTGAAGATATCGTCGTCCTGAATATGTCGAGCATCTCACCAGTTGCCGACTATTTCGTCATCTGTGAAGGAAATTCAGAAAAACAAGTACAGGCGATCGCGCGTGAACTCAAAGAAGTCGCGCACGAACATAACCTGCCGATCAAACGCCTCGAAGGATTCGATGCGGCACGTTGGGTGTTGGCGGATCTTGAAAACGTCGTTGTTCATGTCTTCCACCGTGACGATCGTGATTACTATAACCTCGAAAAACTATGGGCAGATGCTCCAAAGGTTGAAGTCGAGGTCAACTAA
- the iadA gene encoding beta-aspartyl-peptidase: protein MIVIEQVMWQQMPQNIYIAGNQIIGIGSYTIDEALITHRIDGRGKRLVPGFIDGHLHPIGGGGEGGFATRTAPLTVRDIFEGGVTTVVGLLGTDGWTRTGIDLLAHIRGYAASGIRPFLLSGSYMVPPVFLTHSTGHDIVLINEVIGIGEIAINDHRSTQPTAHELARLASEARIAGMVKGVSGTMNVHIGDGKQGLDLLHEVIETTDIPIGQFLPTHINRSERIFEAGLAWAKQGGRIDFTTCTTESFVDEGEIPAGQAVARALAAGIPPEQITMSSDAGASLPAFDDAGRLVRIDTGKPSSLMQAVRDAVEHGVAFDQAISTITRHVADAYGVPGGQVATGERADLLLIDDALQIDTILANGHAIMIQKKWLIPE from the coding sequence ATGATCGTTATCGAACAGGTCATGTGGCAACAGATGCCGCAAAATATCTACATAGCAGGAAATCAGATCATCGGAATCGGTTCCTATACCATAGATGAAGCACTGATTACACACCGGATTGATGGTCGCGGCAAACGGCTAGTTCCTGGTTTCATCGATGGACACTTACATCCAATTGGTGGAGGAGGGGAAGGCGGATTTGCGACACGAACGGCTCCGTTGACTGTTCGTGACATATTCGAAGGCGGTGTCACGACAGTCGTCGGATTGCTCGGAACAGATGGCTGGACGCGAACCGGAATTGATCTACTGGCACACATACGAGGATATGCCGCATCCGGTATTCGTCCATTTCTCTTGAGCGGAAGTTACATGGTGCCACCCGTCTTCCTGACACATTCGACAGGGCATGATATCGTCCTCATCAATGAAGTGATTGGCATCGGAGAGATTGCCATCAATGATCACCGATCGACACAGCCGACTGCCCATGAACTCGCGCGGTTAGCATCAGAGGCTCGAATCGCCGGCATGGTCAAAGGCGTGTCGGGAACGATGAACGTCCACATCGGAGACGGGAAACAAGGGCTTGATTTATTACATGAAGTGATTGAAACGACTGATATTCCAATAGGGCAATTTCTCCCGACGCATATCAATCGGAGTGAACGGATTTTTGAGGCGGGACTCGCTTGGGCGAAACAGGGCGGACGAATCGATTTCACGACGTGTACGACAGAAAGCTTCGTTGATGAAGGAGAGATTCCGGCAGGGCAGGCTGTTGCCCGTGCTCTAGCAGCGGGAATCCCACCCGAGCAGATCACGATGTCGAGCGACGCTGGTGCAAGTCTTCCGGCGTTTGATGATGCAGGTCGATTAGTGCGAATCGATACAGGAAAACCATCTTCCTTGATGCAAGCCGTGCGCGATGCAGTAGAGCATGGTGTTGCTTTTGATCAGGCAATTTCGACGATCACGCGACATGTCGCGGATGCATATGGCGTTCCGGGTGGGCAGGTAGCGACCGGAGAACGTGCTGATCTGTTACTGATTGATGACGCTTTGCAAATCGATACGATTCTTGCGAATGGTCATGCTATAATGATTCAGAAAAAATGGCTTATACCAGAATGA
- a CDS encoding ArsB/NhaD family transporter: MALAEIGSTQVQTYIALIIFLVTYGFIISEKVSRAIVALLGALAMVIVGIVDLETALFEYIEWGTIVLLIGMMILVTIANQSGLFEYIAIRAAKTTKGDPIKVLILLSALTALGSAFLDNVTTVLLIVPITFSITKILKIAPFPFLLAEVLFANIGGTATLIGDPPNIMIGAANPHLTFNAFLLNLAPIILIITVVTIGILYFVFRKQLHVEAEDRQKLMEIDEKSYIVSRKLVTRSSVVLVSTIALFVLHPMLDRIGLHLEAPAIAILGATVLMLLTIENDHQLEGIFARVEWTTIFFFAGLFVLVGGIQEAGIIRYLAEKTIDLTGGDIQTTATAVLWLSGIASATIDNIPFVATMIPLINDVAAGIGLTPADAKVDVLWWSLALGACLGGNGTLIGASANVIVAGLATRQGEKFTYMRFLIYGAPITIVTLILSQLYLWIRYY; this comes from the coding sequence ATGGCATTAGCAGAAATCGGAAGTACACAGGTCCAGACATATATCGCACTTATCATTTTTTTAGTGACCTATGGCTTCATCATCAGTGAAAAAGTAAGCCGGGCGATCGTCGCTCTACTCGGAGCGCTCGCGATGGTCATCGTCGGCATTGTGGATCTCGAGACTGCATTATTTGAATACATCGAGTGGGGAACAATCGTCTTATTAATTGGGATGATGATTCTCGTTACGATTGCCAATCAATCTGGATTGTTTGAATATATTGCGATTCGTGCAGCGAAGACAACAAAAGGCGACCCAATCAAAGTGTTGATTCTATTATCCGCATTGACGGCACTTGGATCTGCCTTTTTGGATAACGTCACGACAGTCTTATTGATTGTCCCAATCACTTTCTCGATTACAAAGATACTTAAAATCGCACCGTTTCCGTTCTTGCTCGCCGAAGTATTATTTGCGAACATCGGTGGGACGGCGACCTTGATTGGCGATCCACCGAACATCATGATCGGTGCCGCGAATCCACACTTAACGTTCAATGCCTTTTTGCTGAATCTTGCACCGATCATCCTGATCATTACGGTCGTGACGATCGGCATTCTGTACTTCGTCTTCCGGAAGCAACTGCATGTCGAGGCAGAAGATCGACAAAAATTGATGGAAATCGATGAAAAGAGTTATATTGTCAGTCGAAAACTCGTCACGCGGAGTAGTGTCGTACTCGTTAGTACGATTGCACTCTTCGTATTGCATCCGATGCTTGATCGAATCGGACTCCATCTCGAAGCACCAGCGATCGCAATTCTTGGAGCGACCGTCCTGATGTTGCTAACAATTGAAAACGATCATCAGCTAGAAGGAATCTTTGCACGTGTTGAATGGACTACGATTTTTTTCTTCGCCGGACTATTTGTACTTGTTGGTGGAATTCAGGAAGCCGGTATCATTCGATATCTTGCGGAGAAGACGATTGATTTGACAGGCGGTGACATTCAGACGACAGCAACTGCTGTTCTTTGGTTGTCCGGTATCGCGAGTGCGACGATTGATAACATTCCGTTTGTCGCGACAATGATCCCGCTCATCAATGATGTCGCTGCTGGGATCGGACTTACACCAGCAGATGCGAAAGTGGATGTTTTATGGTGGTCCCTCGCACTCGGTGCATGTCTCGGTGGTAACGGGACATTGATCGGTGCATCGGCAAACGTCATTGTCGCGGGTCTTGCGACACGACAAGGTGAAAAATTCACCTATATGCGCTTTTTGATTTACGGAGCACCGATCACGATTGTGACGTTGATCCTATCCCAACTCTATTTGTGGATTCGGTATTATTAA
- the yhbY gene encoding ribosome assembly RNA-binding protein YhbY, with translation MLTGKQKRFLRATAHDLNPIFQVGKNGVGEAMCADLMDALEKRELLKVQVLQNCADAPKDVAQELVAGTNAELVQVIGKVIVLYKESKENKTLELPR, from the coding sequence ATGTTAACAGGTAAACAAAAACGTTTTTTACGCGCGACAGCTCACGATTTAAACCCGATTTTCCAAGTCGGTAAAAATGGAGTCGGTGAAGCGATGTGCGCTGATTTGATGGATGCGCTCGAAAAGCGGGAGCTCTTGAAAGTACAAGTACTACAAAATTGTGCGGACGCACCAAAGGATGTCGCACAAGAACTCGTCGCAGGAACGAATGCTGAACTCGTTCAAGTCATCGGAAAAGTCATCGTTCTCTATAAAGAATCAAAAGAGAACAAGACGCTCGAATTGCCACGATGA
- a CDS encoding class I SAM-dependent DNA methyltransferase, producing the protein MAYEQFAYIYDELMQDVPYDQWVDWVKAYVPIGSTIADIGCGTGTATLALAAHYEMLGIDLSEEMLEVAQEKAMEEGLTIQFWAQDMREIELPTPVDAVTILCDSLNYLQTEEDVKQTFTHVAAILKEGGRLLFDTHSPYKMETLFNGKTYATHAEQSSYIWFADPGEAPLSVVHELTFFIEEEDGRYERVDETHHQRTYPPAQYVTWLREAGFRVLAVTGDFGPDAPSETVERIFFVAEKM; encoded by the coding sequence ATGGCATACGAACAGTTCGCCTACATCTATGATGAATTGATGCAAGACGTCCCTTACGATCAATGGGTTGACTGGGTCAAAGCATACGTTCCGATTGGAAGTACGATTGCTGATATCGGATGTGGAACGGGTACGGCGACGCTTGCATTAGCAGCCCACTATGAGATGCTCGGGATCGATTTATCTGAAGAGATGCTCGAAGTCGCGCAGGAAAAAGCGATGGAAGAAGGATTGACTATTCAATTCTGGGCGCAAGACATGCGCGAAATCGAATTGCCGACACCTGTCGATGCCGTGACGATCCTATGCGACTCCTTGAATTATCTCCAGACGGAAGAGGATGTCAAACAGACGTTTACGCATGTAGCAGCGATTCTAAAGGAGGGTGGACGTCTCTTATTTGATACACACTCCCCTTACAAAATGGAGACGCTGTTCAATGGGAAGACGTACGCGACACATGCGGAACAAAGCTCGTATATCTGGTTCGCGGATCCTGGTGAAGCGCCGCTTTCTGTCGTCCATGAACTGACATTCTTCATCGAGGAGGAGGATGGTCGCTATGAGCGTGTCGATGAAACGCATCATCAGCGGACGTATCCTCCGGCACAATACGTAACATGGTTACGCGAAGCCGGATTCCGGGTTCTCGCGGTCACAGGCGATTTTGGACCGGACGCTCCTTCTGAGACAGTCGAGCGGATCTTCTTCGTTGCCGAAAAAATGTAA
- the nadD gene encoding nicotinate-nucleotide adenylyltransferase translates to MKIGLMGGTFDPPHIGHLLIAEQAQEQLELDAVWFLPANVPPHKQRTVTDATKRLRLVEEAIALNPAFSVSAIEFERKEPSYTYDTIRALKHRYPEHEFLFLIGADSLVSLDTWYQAERLYEEVVFGAVARPGSRYLIPCGARVKAVDMPLLEISSTDIRQRVARGRSIRYLVPEAVRQRIEEWNLYAP, encoded by the coding sequence ATGAAAATCGGACTGATGGGCGGAACGTTCGACCCTCCGCATATCGGTCATCTCCTGATTGCCGAACAAGCGCAGGAACAACTCGAACTTGATGCGGTCTGGTTTTTACCAGCGAATGTACCACCGCATAAACAACGTACTGTCACAGACGCAACTAAGCGTCTCCGTCTTGTAGAAGAAGCAATTGCATTGAACCCTGCCTTCTCTGTCTCTGCGATTGAATTTGAGCGAAAAGAACCTTCCTATACGTATGATACGATTCGTGCACTCAAGCACCGATACCCGGAGCATGAGTTTCTGTTTCTGATCGGCGCAGATTCACTCGTTAGTCTCGATACGTGGTATCAAGCTGAACGGTTATACGAGGAAGTCGTCTTTGGTGCCGTCGCTCGACCGGGAAGTCGGTATTTGATTCCGTGTGGTGCCCGTGTGAAAGCGGTCGATATGCCATTATTAGAAATTTCTTCGACGGATATCCGGCAACGGGTCGCGCGCGGACGGAGCATTCGCTACCTTGTACCGGAAGCCGTTCGACAACGGATTGAGGAGTGGAATCTATATGCGCCTTGA
- a CDS encoding YqeG family HAD IIIA-type phosphatase — protein sequence MFKRLYPKHFVASIYDIDLEMLKRNGVKAILTDLDNTLVAWNIADAPDELVAWLDMVNNQYGFDVIIVSNNNGDRVKKFADPLGLHYIAPARKPLPIGFKRALTEFGYHAKEVVFLGDQLFTDVLGANSVGIEVIHVQPVVKTDGVVTKFNRLMERVIFHRMKRKGIYKLTQRVKEDPSALKHPIETLRQDKQQ from the coding sequence TTGTTCAAACGACTTTATCCGAAACATTTCGTGGCTTCGATCTACGATATCGACCTTGAAATGCTCAAACGAAACGGTGTCAAAGCTATTTTGACCGATCTTGATAATACGCTCGTCGCATGGAATATCGCAGATGCTCCAGACGAATTGGTTGCTTGGCTGGATATGGTGAATAATCAATATGGTTTTGACGTCATCATCGTATCGAACAATAACGGAGACCGCGTTAAGAAGTTCGCGGATCCACTCGGACTGCATTATATTGCGCCTGCTCGAAAACCGCTTCCTATCGGGTTTAAACGGGCATTGACGGAATTCGGCTATCACGCGAAAGAAGTCGTCTTCTTAGGAGACCAACTCTTCACGGATGTACTCGGTGCAAACTCCGTTGGAATCGAAGTCATCCACGTTCAACCCGTCGTTAAGACGGACGGTGTCGTCACGAAATTCAATCGCCTGATGGAACGTGTCATTTTCCACCGGATGAAACGCAAAGGAATCTATAAATTGACACAACGCGTCAAGGAAGATCCTTCTGCACTGAAGCATCCGATCGAAACACTTCGTCAGGATAAGCAACAATAA
- the yqeK gene encoding bis(5'-nucleosyl)-tetraphosphatase (symmetrical) YqeK yields MRLEEARQIIENTLPERRYVHTLGVVETARHLALKYGVDEEEATLAAMLHDYAKYRDTNEMRSIAVELNQRILLDYDDELLHAPVGAELVRRELGLDSDVIYQAIANHTTGAPGMPLLDQIIFVADAIEPNRSYSGVEVLREVAEQDLTDAVIATLSQTIHFLCTKQAIIFPRTIETYNAFVAAKRKGTVL; encoded by the coding sequence ATGCGCCTTGAAGAAGCACGTCAAATCATTGAAAACACATTACCTGAGCGACGCTATGTGCATACGTTAGGTGTCGTCGAGACGGCACGACACTTGGCTCTTAAATATGGTGTTGACGAAGAAGAAGCAACACTTGCTGCCATGCTCCATGATTATGCAAAATACCGCGATACGAATGAGATGCGTTCGATTGCCGTTGAATTGAATCAACGGATCTTACTCGACTATGATGACGAACTACTTCATGCGCCAGTGGGTGCGGAGCTTGTGCGTCGAGAACTTGGTCTTGATTCAGACGTGATTTATCAGGCCATCGCGAATCATACAACAGGGGCACCTGGTATGCCGTTGCTTGATCAAATCATCTTCGTCGCGGATGCGATTGAGCCGAATCGTAGTTATTCGGGTGTCGAAGTGCTTCGTGAAGTAGCCGAACAGGATTTGACGGACGCCGTCATCGCAACACTCAGTCAGACGATTCATTTTTTATGTACAAAACAAGCTATCATCTTCCCGCGAACGATTGAGACCTATAATGCCTTCGTCGCGGCCAAACGAAAGGGGACCGTCCTATGA
- the aroE gene encoding shikimate dehydrogenase, with protein MRFAVIGHPIAHSLSPELHTAWLEAAGLFGCYDLIDVTEHELPRIITKLRTHQLDGINVTIPYKTAIIPYLDRLEPAAQKAGAVNTVYWKNGQLIGANTDGIGFVRALTERRPSFQKTLVLGAGGAARGIIAALPGDVTLTNRTEERSKAVADEFGTHVLPWHETFDLTSYDVIINTTSVGMAPHVEARPIELTETNALICDIIYRPTPTRLLREATEKGLDTLDGVPMFVLQAAEAFERFTGQAPDLALGEQVIRKQLEEF; from the coding sequence ATGCGCTTTGCCGTCATCGGTCATCCGATTGCCCATTCACTTTCACCTGAGCTGCATACAGCTTGGCTGGAAGCGGCTGGGCTTTTCGGCTGTTATGACCTTATCGATGTAACGGAGCATGAATTGCCACGAATCATTACGAAATTACGTACACATCAGCTAGATGGAATCAATGTGACGATTCCCTATAAGACAGCAATCATTCCGTACCTGGATCGGCTGGAGCCGGCAGCTCAAAAAGCGGGTGCCGTCAACACGGTATACTGGAAGAATGGGCAGTTGATTGGTGCGAATACAGATGGAATCGGATTCGTCCGTGCGTTGACAGAACGTCGTCCGTCATTTCAAAAGACACTTGTCCTTGGTGCGGGCGGTGCAGCACGAGGAATCATTGCTGCGCTACCGGGAGATGTGACGCTCACGAACCGCACAGAAGAACGCTCTAAGGCGGTTGCCGATGAATTCGGAACACACGTTTTGCCATGGCACGAAACATTTGATTTAACGAGTTACGACGTCATCATCAATACGACCTCTGTCGGGATGGCGCCACATGTCGAAGCACGTCCGATTGAATTGACAGAGACGAACGCTTTGATTTGTGATATTATTTATCGACCGACGCCGACCCGTCTATTACGTGAAGCGACTGAAAAAGGTCTCGACACACTCGACGGCGTCCCGATGTTCGTCTTACAAGCGGCTGAAGCATTTGAACGTTTCACCGGACAAGCACCTGATCTCGCACTTGGCGAGCAGGTGATACGAAAGCAATTGGAGGAATTTTAA
- the yqeH gene encoding ribosome biogenesis GTPase YqeH, producing MIEEIHCAGCGVAIQTEDTKAPGYAPKSALDREMVICQRCFKLKHYNQIQDVSLSDDDFVKILDGIGQKDALVVKIVDIFDFNGSWLPGLHRFVGKNDVLLVGNKADLLPKSLNPNRLMNWMRQASKELGLRPVDVHLISAKKGHGVDELAEKIDYYRKGRDVYVVGCTNVGKSTLINQVIKRFGEEDEAVITVSHFPGTTLDLIDIPLDDNCNLYDTPGIINHHQMAHYVDAKDLKLITPKKEIKPQVFQIHPQQTLFFGGLARLDYMEGNKRSFVIYMSNELKVHRTKLEKADDLYANHNGELLSPPNEKTREMLPPLVRHEFSLRDNMKTDIVFSGLGWVAVHGKGGRVAAYAPKGVAVSLREALV from the coding sequence ATGATCGAAGAAATCCACTGCGCTGGTTGTGGTGTCGCCATTCAAACGGAAGACACAAAAGCACCAGGATACGCACCTAAATCTGCACTTGATCGTGAAATGGTCATTTGCCAACGTTGTTTTAAATTAAAGCACTACAATCAAATTCAAGATGTATCTTTATCCGACGATGATTTCGTTAAAATCTTAGACGGAATTGGTCAAAAAGATGCACTTGTCGTTAAAATCGTTGATATCTTCGATTTTAATGGAAGCTGGTTACCGGGATTACATCGGTTTGTCGGAAAAAATGATGTCTTACTCGTCGGGAACAAAGCCGATTTATTACCGAAGTCATTGAATCCGAACCGTCTCATGAACTGGATGCGTCAAGCATCGAAAGAACTTGGATTACGTCCAGTTGACGTTCATCTGATCAGTGCGAAAAAAGGTCACGGGGTCGATGAACTCGCTGAGAAAATCGATTATTATCGAAAAGGACGCGACGTCTATGTCGTTGGTTGTACGAATGTCGGGAAATCGACCCTGATCAACCAAGTCATCAAACGTTTCGGTGAAGAGGATGAGGCCGTCATCACGGTCAGTCACTTCCCAGGAACGACACTAGATTTAATCGACATCCCACTTGACGATAACTGTAACCTGTATGATACACCGGGGATCATTAATCATCACCAAATGGCTCACTACGTTGATGCGAAGGACTTGAAGCTGATCACACCGAAAAAAGAGATCAAGCCGCAAGTCTTCCAAATCCATCCGCAACAGACGCTCTTCTTTGGAGGTCTTGCGCGATTGGACTATATGGAAGGGAACAAGCGTTCATTCGTCATCTATATGTCGAACGAATTGAAAGTTCACCGGACGAAGCTTGAAAAAGCAGACGATCTATATGCGAACCATAACGGTGAGCTGTTGTCTCCGCCGAACGAAAAGACGCGTGAGATGCTACCTCCGCTCGTCCGTCATGAATTCAGTCTTCGCGACAACATGAAGACGGATATCGTCTTCAGTGGACTCGGGTGGGTTGCGGTTCATGGAAAAGGTGGACGTGTCGCTGCTTATGCCCCGAAAGGTGTCGCTGTATCTTTACGTGAGGCGCTCGTCTGA
- a CDS encoding helix-hairpin-helix domain-containing protein: protein MTVPRLQQIAGLVVVLLLIILLFVPLPSCSNEAMVDQPSLTDKQQEAKAEPAEKDTSIRDKLIMVDVKGAVEAPGPYQFHLGDRVKDAIEKAKTTAKADIRQMNLAARLIDGQEVIVPVKKTKDQSKPTKRSKAEIPKGLIDLNAATAEQLMEVPGIGPAKAEAILAYREEKGGFATYESLGDVKGFGEKTLESLKSYLIVY, encoded by the coding sequence TTGACCGTTCCACGTTTGCAACAGATAGCAGGTCTCGTCGTCGTCCTGCTGCTCATCATTTTATTGTTCGTACCATTACCCTCTTGTTCAAATGAAGCGATGGTCGATCAACCGTCCTTAACGGATAAACAACAAGAGGCAAAAGCAGAGCCAGCAGAAAAGGATACCTCGATTCGTGACAAACTCATCATGGTCGACGTAAAAGGAGCAGTAGAAGCGCCTGGACCTTATCAATTCCATTTGGGTGATCGAGTGAAGGATGCAATCGAAAAAGCAAAGACGACTGCGAAAGCTGACATTCGACAAATGAATCTCGCGGCACGTCTCATTGATGGACAGGAAGTCATCGTGCCGGTAAAAAAGACGAAAGATCAGTCGAAACCAACGAAACGCTCAAAAGCAGAGATACCGAAAGGATTGATTGACCTCAATGCGGCAACGGCGGAACAGTTGATGGAGGTTCCGGGAATTGGTCCCGCCAAAGCAGAAGCGATCTTAGCCTATCGTGAGGAGAAGGGGGGATTTGCGACATATGAATCACTCGGAGATGTGAAGGGCTTTGGGGAAAAGACGTTAGAATCGCTTAAATCCTACCTGATCGTCTACTGA
- a CDS encoding phosphatidylserine decarboxylase, with product MIKKWFYSRVFELNGHPLVAKQLKRFAMSRVSRPFIGPFVRAYDLNMAEATRNLEAYSSLHDVFIRHVKPEMRPIDQSEGAFVSPCDGMLSVVDDLTADSRFTVKGQSYTVSELLGSHHEAQQYVGGRVMIFYLSPQNYHRVHVPMDGTIRTSYTLGRDSAPVNEIGLTHALRPLTRNYRRVTRIVQGKHALEHVMVGALNVNSIVRTNEAKELRRGDEFGYFSFGSTVVLICPKDALTLDTQAIGPVLMGQRLGQWHS from the coding sequence ATGATTAAAAAATGGTTCTACTCTCGCGTGTTCGAGTTAAATGGACACCCGCTTGTTGCCAAACAGCTGAAACGGTTTGCGATGAGCCGGGTCAGTCGTCCGTTCATCGGTCCGTTCGTTCGGGCATATGATTTGAATATGGCAGAAGCGACTCGGAATTTAGAAGCGTATTCGAGTTTACATGACGTTTTCATTCGTCATGTCAAACCGGAAATGCGACCAATTGATCAATCAGAAGGCGCATTCGTCAGTCCGTGTGACGGTATGTTGTCTGTCGTTGACGACTTGACGGCTGATAGCCGCTTTACCGTCAAAGGACAATCGTATACGGTATCAGAGTTACTCGGTTCCCATCACGAGGCGCAACAATATGTCGGGGGACGTGTGATGATCTTTTACTTGAGTCCGCAAAACTACCACCGTGTCCATGTACCGATGGACGGAACGATCCGGACCAGTTATACGCTCGGTCGGGATTCGGCACCGGTGAATGAGATCGGTCTCACACATGCGCTTCGTCCATTGACACGGAACTATCGTCGCGTGACACGTATCGTCCAAGGAAAACATGCACTTGAACATGTCATGGTCGGTGCACTCAACGTCAACTCAATCGTTCGGACAAACGAAGCAAAGGAACTTCGTCGAGGAGATGAGTTCGGATACTTTTCTTTCGGTTCAACGGTCGTCCTGATCTGTCCGAAAGATGCATTGACATTAGATACACAAGCGATTGGACCAGTTTTAATGGGGCAACGCCTCGGACAATGGCATTCATGA